A window of Bacteroidota bacterium contains these coding sequences:
- a CDS encoding xanthine dehydrogenase family protein subunit M, with the protein MLYSFSYYKPKSEIEIIETLKSFGDDAKILAGGTDLLVYMKQQIADPKVLVDIKGVPDFSKIEIDSSGNLIIGAAVTCNDVVENQYIRNHYPILATAAKTIGSYQIRNRATVVGNICNASPAADMAGALLVLDSSVIIATEKGNREIPIKQFFVGVKKTSLQQNEFVKAIRVRAEYKDAEAGYLKASRIKGHDLGTCNVALSRGKNGTVKIAIGSCNITPVLLPDFDSTNIDLANILTTAMKNIKPIDDLRGSKEYRKHLVQVFIKRLLNGKGHSH; encoded by the coding sequence TTGCTATATAGTTTTTCATATTATAAACCGAAATCCGAAATTGAAATTATTGAGACTTTAAAATCTTTTGGAGACGATGCCAAAATATTAGCCGGCGGAACTGATTTGTTAGTTTATATGAAGCAACAAATTGCAGATCCGAAAGTATTGGTCGACATTAAAGGTGTACCTGATTTTTCTAAAATTGAGATCGACAGTTCAGGCAATCTCATTATCGGGGCTGCTGTAACTTGCAACGACGTAGTAGAGAATCAATACATCCGAAATCATTATCCGATATTAGCGACTGCTGCAAAAACAATCGGGTCGTATCAAATTCGCAATCGCGCAACAGTTGTCGGAAATATTTGTAATGCCTCGCCCGCGGCTGATATGGCGGGTGCACTTCTCGTCTTGGATTCATCAGTTATTATTGCAACCGAAAAAGGAAACCGCGAAATCCCCATCAAACAATTTTTTGTTGGTGTTAAAAAAACATCGCTGCAACAAAATGAATTCGTGAAAGCAATCAGAGTGCGTGCTGAATACAAAGATGCCGAAGCAGGTTACTTAAAAGCAAGCCGCATCAAAGGGCACGACCTTGGTACTTGCAACGTAGCCCTTAGTCGCGGCAAAAATGGAACAGTCAAAATTGCAATTGGCTCGTGCAACATTACACCGGTTTTGCTCCCCGATTTCGACAGCACAAATATTGATTTGGCAAACATATTAACGACAGCGATGAAAAATATAAAGCCGATCGATGATTTAAGAGGTTCAAAAGAATATCGAAAACATCTCGTCCAAGTTTTTATCAAACGATTATTAAACGGAAAGGGACATAGCCATTAA
- a CDS encoding (2Fe-2S)-binding protein, protein MAVTINDRKYSKSVSENRTLLEFLREDLYLLGVKEGCGEGECGACTVLMNGKTVNSCLVLAVEADRTVIRTIEGESKDGKLNPLQESFKKHHATQCGFCTPGVIMSATSLLERNQNPAEAEIKEAIEGNFCRCTGYRQIIDAIAEAATLLESEVKK, encoded by the coding sequence ATAGCAGTAACAATCAATGATAGAAAATACAGTAAAAGTGTTTCAGAAAATAGAACATTATTAGAATTTCTTCGCGAGGATTTATATTTATTAGGTGTAAAAGAAGGATGCGGAGAAGGCGAGTGCGGCGCTTGCACAGTTCTAATGAATGGAAAAACGGTAAACTCCTGCTTGGTTTTAGCAGTTGAAGCCGACAGAACAGTGATTCGCACAATCGAGGGAGAATCGAAGGACGGGAAATTAAATCCACTCCAGGAATCTTTTAAAAAACATCACGCTACGCAATGCGGATTTTGCACTCCGGGTGTTATAATGTCTGCAACATCACTTTTAGAACGGAATCAAAACCCGGCTGAAGCGGAAATCAAAGAAGCGATTGAAGGAAACTTTTGCAGATGCACCGGTTACCGGCAAATTATTGATGCTATAGCTGAAGCCGCAACGCTTCTTGAGAGCGAGGTAAAAAAATGA